The following are from one region of the Gemmatimonadota bacterium genome:
- the metH gene encoding methionine synthase, which translates to MRDTDTTIRNLMSERILLLDGAMATMIQAYDLDERAFRGEDFGDHPVDVKGCSDLLCLTQPHLIADIHRRFLDAGADIIETNTFNATPISMAEYRLQDRVYDLNVAAAQVARKVADEVTVQNPNKPRFVAGALGPTSCTLSLSPNVNDPAFRTHTFEDVVNGYYAQIEGLMAGGVDIILVETVFDTLTAKAALFAVSRYILDHGVKVPVMISGTVADQSGRTLSGQTIEAFWLSVAHAQPLSVGINCALGAREMRPYVEALSHFAPAFMSCYPNAGLPNEFGEYDDSPGHMAGILGDFAAQGWLNIVGGCCGTTPEYIAAIAEAVSDKAPRKIPERPSVSRFSGLEPMIIYPDSNFIMIGERTNVTGSRRFARLIKTGDYAAALAVAREQVAGGANMIDVNMDEGLLDSKDAMATFLKLIAGEPDIARVPIVIDSSDFEVIEAGLKCVQGKAIVNSISLKEGEAVFKSQAETVLRYGAAVVVMAFDEKGQATSIEDKVRICQRAYHILTEDVGMDASDIIFDPNILTVATGIEEHNDYAVNFIEAVRQIKDLCPGAKTSGGVSNISFSFRGNDYVREAIHAAFLYHAIQAGLDMGIVNAGQLMVYEEIPEKLRVLIEDVLFNRRKDATERLVDFAESVRSEGKSRQKDDAWRQGSVEDRLKHALLHGQSEHLEEDLEEALGRYKPLEMIEGPLMDGMNVVGDLFGAGKMFLPQVVKTARVMKQAVAYLEPLMEDEKAGGGARGKVLMATVKGDVHDIGKNIVGVVLGCNNYEVIDLGVMVPADRILRVALEEEVDIIGLSGLITPSLNEMVHVAREMQREEFDVPLLIGGATTSRKHTAVKIAPVYDYATVHVVDASRATGVVGTLLNAEQRDEYVRANRESQQRALAEFDISRRPLISYSDALSRRQMFDWAQVDLPKPKFTGVQDLCDFPISQLVNFIDWGPFFHAWELRGSYPKILNDPNKGAEARKLFDDAQAMLKAIVDEGWIQAQAVYGFFPANADGDDIVVFEDERRDTERARLHMLRQQQKKRTGGPYFSLTDFVAPAGYTDYIGAFAVTAGLGVDAKAAAFKHALDDYNAILLQAIADRLAEAFAEFLHAKTRRDWGYGLDEALSNEDLIRERYRGIRPAPGYPACPDHTEKQTLFDLLGVERETDIRLTENFAMTPAASVSGWYLAHPDARYFAVGKINADQVADYARRKEMQMAEMERWLAPNLGYK; encoded by the coding sequence ATGCGTGATACAGATACAACCATTCGCAACTTGATGTCAGAGCGCATTTTGCTGCTCGATGGGGCGATGGCTACGATGATTCAGGCTTATGATCTGGACGAGCGGGCGTTTCGAGGCGAGGACTTTGGCGATCACCCCGTTGATGTGAAGGGGTGTAGCGATCTTTTGTGTCTGACGCAGCCGCATTTGATCGCGGATATTCACCGGCGTTTTTTGGATGCCGGAGCGGATATTATCGAGACGAATACGTTTAATGCCACGCCGATTTCGATGGCGGAGTATCGGCTTCAGGACCGGGTTTACGATCTCAATGTGGCGGCCGCACAGGTTGCGCGAAAAGTAGCGGACGAGGTGACAGTGCAAAATCCGAATAAGCCGCGTTTTGTTGCGGGTGCTCTGGGACCAACGAGTTGTACGCTTTCGCTGTCGCCCAATGTGAATGATCCGGCTTTTCGCACGCATACATTTGAAGATGTGGTCAATGGGTATTACGCGCAGATTGAGGGTTTGATGGCTGGCGGTGTGGATATAATCCTGGTGGAGACGGTGTTTGATACGCTCACAGCGAAAGCCGCGCTATTTGCCGTGTCGCGTTATATTCTGGATCACGGGGTGAAAGTGCCCGTGATGATTTCTGGCACGGTGGCCGATCAAAGCGGGCGCACGCTGTCCGGACAGACAATAGAGGCATTCTGGTTGTCGGTGGCACACGCACAGCCCTTGAGTGTGGGGATTAACTGCGCCCTCGGTGCGCGGGAAATGCGGCCTTATGTGGAGGCTTTATCTCATTTCGCACCGGCATTTATGAGTTGTTATCCCAATGCGGGCTTGCCCAATGAGTTTGGGGAATACGACGATTCTCCGGGCCACATGGCGGGTATTTTGGGCGATTTTGCCGCACAGGGTTGGCTCAATATTGTGGGCGGATGTTGTGGTACCACGCCCGAATATATTGCTGCGATTGCCGAGGCTGTATCCGATAAGGCGCCGAGAAAAATTCCCGAGCGGCCTTCTGTGTCGCGGTTTAGCGGTTTGGAGCCGATGATCATTTATCCCGATTCCAATTTTATTATGATTGGCGAGCGCACCAATGTGACGGGGTCGCGGCGGTTTGCGCGGTTGATCAAAACGGGTGATTATGCAGCAGCACTGGCAGTTGCGCGGGAGCAGGTGGCTGGTGGCGCGAATATGATCGATGTCAATATGGATGAGGGGTTGCTTGATTCAAAAGATGCTATGGCGACGTTTTTAAAGCTGATCGCGGGCGAACCCGATATTGCGCGCGTGCCAATTGTGATTGACAGTTCCGATTTTGAAGTGATTGAGGCGGGGTTGAAATGCGTGCAGGGCAAGGCGATTGTCAATTCCATCAGTTTGAAAGAGGGCGAGGCGGTTTTTAAGTCACAGGCGGAGACTGTGTTGCGCTACGGTGCTGCGGTTGTGGTGATGGCGTTTGATGAGAAGGGGCAGGCGACATCGATTGAAGATAAGGTGCGGATTTGCCAGCGCGCATATCACATTTTGACCGAAGATGTGGGGATGGATGCGTCGGATATTATTTTTGATCCGAATATTTTGACTGTTGCAACGGGTATTGAAGAACACAACGATTATGCAGTCAATTTTATCGAGGCTGTAAGACAGATCAAAGACCTGTGCCCGGGTGCGAAAACGAGCGGTGGTGTGAGCAATATTTCGTTCTCATTCCGGGGCAATGATTACGTGCGAGAGGCGATTCACGCGGCTTTTTTGTATCACGCCATTCAAGCTGGTCTGGATATGGGCATTGTCAATGCCGGGCAGTTGATGGTGTATGAAGAAATCCCCGAGAAGTTGCGCGTGCTGATTGAAGATGTGTTGTTCAACCGGCGAAAAGATGCGACGGAAAGGCTGGTGGATTTCGCCGAGTCTGTGCGCTCAGAGGGCAAGAGCCGTCAAAAAGACGATGCATGGCGACAGGGCTCGGTTGAAGATCGCTTGAAGCACGCGCTTTTGCACGGGCAGTCAGAGCATTTGGAAGAGGATTTAGAGGAGGCACTTGGCAGGTACAAACCGCTGGAGATGATCGAAGGTCCATTGATGGACGGGATGAATGTGGTGGGCGATTTGTTTGGCGCAGGCAAAATGTTTTTGCCCCAGGTGGTCAAAACAGCGCGCGTGATGAAGCAGGCGGTGGCGTATCTCGAGCCTTTGATGGAAGATGAGAAAGCGGGCGGCGGGGCGCGAGGTAAGGTTCTGATGGCGACGGTGAAAGGGGATGTTCACGATATTGGCAAGAATATTGTGGGCGTGGTTTTGGGGTGCAATAATTATGAGGTGATCGATCTGGGTGTGATGGTGCCCGCGGATCGCATTTTGAGAGTTGCACTGGAAGAAGAGGTCGATATCATCGGGCTGAGCGGTTTGATCACACCGTCGCTCAATGAGATGGTCCATGTCGCGCGCGAGATGCAGCGCGAGGAATTTGACGTGCCCCTTTTAATTGGGGGAGCGACCACGAGCCGCAAGCATACAGCGGTGAAAATTGCGCCGGTTTACGATTATGCAACCGTACATGTTGTGGATGCATCGCGCGCAACGGGTGTGGTGGGTACGTTGTTGAACGCAGAGCAACGGGACGAGTATGTGCGGGCAAATCGCGAGTCACAGCAGCGGGCATTGGCCGAGTTTGACATTTCTCGAAGGCCGCTTATTTCGTATTCGGATGCACTATCGCGTCGCCAGATGTTTGACTGGGCACAGGTTGATCTCCCCAAACCCAAGTTTACAGGTGTGCAGGATTTGTGCGATTTTCCGATTTCTCAATTGGTCAATTTTATCGATTGGGGACCGTTCTTCCACGCATGGGAGTTGCGAGGCAGTTATCCGAAGATATTGAATGATCCGAACAAGGGCGCAGAGGCGCGCAAATTATTCGATGACGCACAGGCGATGCTCAAGGCGATTGTCGATGAGGGATGGATCCAGGCACAGGCTGTGTACGGATTTTTTCCGGCAAATGCCGATGGCGACGATATTGTCGTGTTTGAAGATGAGCGCAGAGATACCGAGCGGGCGCGGTTGCACATGTTGCGCCAGCAGCAGAAAAAGCGCACGGGAGGACCGTATTTTTCACTGACGGATTTTGTCGCACCAGCCGGATATACAGATTATATCGGGGCGTTTGCCGTGACTGCGGGATTGGGCGTTGACGCAAAAGCAGCGGCGTTTAAGCACGCATTGGACGATTACAATGCTATTTTGCTCCAGGCTATAGCGGATCGCCTGGCTGAAGCATTTGCCGAGTTTTTGCACGCAAAGACGCGGAGAGATTGGGGTTACGGTCTGGACGAGGCGTTGAGCAATGAGGATTTAATCCGGGAGAGGTATCGCGGTATTCGTCCCGCGCCCGGTTATCCCGCTTGCCCGGATCACACGGAGAAGCAGACGTTGTTTGATTTGCTCGGGGTTGAGCGAGAGACGGATATTCGGTTGACTGAGAATTTTGCCATGACCCCTGCGGCTTCGGTCAGTGGGTGGTATCTCGCACATCCCGATGCGCGCTATTTTGCTGTGGGCAAGATCAACGCGGATCAAGTGGCCGACTACGCACGCCGCAAGGAAATGCAGATGGCGGAGATGGAGCGCTGGCTGGCACCGAATTTGGGGTATAAGTAG
- a CDS encoding DUF433 domain-containing protein produces MNKAYVEWRDEGYWIVNTRVSLDTIVYAFLDGQSPESIAQSLPALTLEQIYGAIAFYLAHQPEVETYLEKAKTDFETKRKAARKSDPVFYQKLADARCRVETIPIIWSHIESRLNSSLPKWEEHIENFDQVAAIEERIAGKTWNDDEVFEGLLMAVLSSGIDWSKIEKIRHELKDVFCGFSLEEYAALPDTKIASYVVPWFKERKAGSPWLKRNLINLTHTARKLAEYSKTYGAAERYFTSLMYQCDDDPKQVALCIGLSNKYKLPSFGVPVAAEALKNLGFDVAKPDRHILRAMGSFGLVHFNRWPDRSKNKPPTTPTRSELYETMASVEKIAVNAGKYVGFVDNAIWLLCAMSGLDLTNKELTVIAYKAHSKGCAN; encoded by the coding sequence ATGAACAAGGCTTATGTTGAGTGGCGCGATGAAGGCTATTGGATTGTAAATACTCGGGTCTCTCTGGATACCATCGTTTATGCTTTTCTGGATGGACAATCTCCCGAGAGCATTGCCCAATCGCTTCCCGCACTGACACTTGAACAGATCTATGGAGCTATTGCGTTCTATCTTGCTCACCAGCCAGAAGTTGAGACATATCTTGAGAAAGCGAAAACAGATTTTGAGACAAAGCGAAAAGCGGCTCGGAAATCAGACCCTGTATTTTACCAGAAATTAGCGGATGCACGGTGTCGCGTTGAGACGATTCCGATAATTTGGAGCCACATTGAGTCTCGTCTCAATTCGTCGCTTCCAAAATGGGAAGAGCACATTGAAAACTTCGACCAAGTAGCAGCTATTGAGGAGAGAATCGCTGGAAAGACCTGGAATGACGACGAAGTTTTCGAGGGGTTATTGATGGCTGTGCTGTCCAGTGGTATTGATTGGTCCAAGATCGAAAAGATTCGCCATGAACTTAAGGATGTATTCTGTGGTTTCAGTCTTGAGGAATACGCTGCGTTGCCGGATACCAAGATAGCCAGTTATGTCGTACCCTGGTTTAAAGAACGGAAAGCTGGTTCTCCGTGGCTAAAAAGAAACCTCATCAACCTTACCCATACTGCTCGGAAACTTGCAGAATATAGCAAGACCTATGGGGCAGCGGAGAGATATTTTACCTCACTTATGTACCAGTGTGATGATGACCCGAAGCAGGTCGCCTTGTGTATTGGCCTATCGAATAAGTATAAACTTCCGTCATTCGGGGTTCCTGTGGCTGCGGAGGCATTGAAAAATCTGGGATTTGATGTGGCGAAACCCGATAGACATATTCTACGAGCGATGGGGTCTTTTGGGCTTGTGCATTTCAATCGTTGGCCAGACCGAAGCAAAAACAAACCGCCTACTACCCCTACCAGGTCGGAACTGTACGAAACTATGGCCTCTGTAGAGAAAATTGCGGTGAACGCAGGCAAATACGTCGGATTTGTAGATAACGCAATCTGGTTGTTGTGTGCGATGAGTGGGCTGGATCTTACCAATAAAGAACTCACTGTAATTGCCTACAAGGCCCATAGTAAGGGTTGTGCTAATTAA